Genomic window (Egicoccus halophilus):
GAAGATGTGCACGACGAGGTAGGCGACCAGCGTGCCCGTGACTCCGAGGAACCGCCCGAGCCCGGCCGAGATGTAGTCGTAGACCGACCCCGCCAGCGGCATCATGCCCGCCGCTTCGGAGAAGCTCATCGACTGGAACACCATCAGCACGTAGGCGATGAGGATCGCGAACGCGAACACCCACCCACCCGCGCCGAAGCCCGTCGTGGCGGTCAGCAGCACCGACGACGCGATGATCAGTCCGACCGCCGTGGCGAGCGCGGTCGGGAACCCGACGGCATCGTGCAGCAGCTTGTCCGGTGACGATGCCGTGGCGCCATGCGAATCCGCGGGGTTGTTCACGGGTCCCTCTCCTCGTTCGAGCGAGCCGTACCACGTCTCCCTCGTGGCCGGCCGCACGCGAGCCTAGATCACATCGTTCGGATACCAACGATGTTCCGGCATCTGATCGGATCCGGTGACGGCCCCGCATCCGAGCCCCGCCGACCTCGACGGCACCACCGGCCGGCAGCGGTAGCGGCGCCGGCCGCACGCCGTTCGCTCACGGCGGCGGCTCGATCACCCGGTCAACCCCTCGACGCGACGGACGACGTACTGGCAGAAGCCCGGCAACGCATCGGCGTTGTCGATGAACTGCGAAGGTTTGATGCAAATCGAGCCGAACCCGCGACTGACTTGCACCGGTACCTGTTCGAGCGCCTCGTCGAGGTCTGCGGGCGAATGGTCGTCCGGGAACCTGCCTCGCACTCCACCGATCCATTCGAGCGCCGCGGGGTCGCGTCCGGCGAGCCGCAACTGCTCGTGCAGCCGTGCCAGGTCCTCGTCGCTGGGCTGTCCCAGAGGGTGGAAACCGTCGCCGTACTCGACCAGGCGGCGCACCACCGCGGGGTGGACGGAGCTGCCTCCGATCCACGTGTGCGGACCGTCTGGACGCACCGGCTTGGGTTCGAGGTAGACGTCGGAGAATTGGTAGTGGCGCCCCTCGAACGTCGTGGGCGACATCCGCCAGAGCGCCCGCCAGGCGGCGAGATGCTCGTCGAGCCTCGCCCCGCGTTCGCGGAAGGGAACCTGCAGCGCCGAGTACTCGTCCTCGTGCCAGCTCACGGTCGGCTGGACCACCAGTCGTCCTTCGCTGAGGCGGTCGAGGGTCGCCAGTTGCTTGGCCAACAGCAGCGGGTGGCGCAGCGGCGCGATGATCGCCGCCAGGGCGATACGCAGGGAGGTCGTCGCGGCGGCGATGCCGCTGGCGACCACGAGCGAGTCCGGCCACGGCGTCTCCGGGTCCTGGTTGCCGGGCATCGCGTAGTCGCGGGGGTTCGCCATGACACCGTCCGCCCCGGCGGACGGACCGAGCACCACGTGCTCCGACAGCATCACCGTGTCGATGCCCGCGTCCTCGGCGATGCGGGCGGACTCCACCAGCTCGCCCGGGCGCCGGGGGTCGAGGAAGGTCCAGTTCTCCGAGAGCACCAACACCAGGCGGGGCGACTTCGACATGATGACCTCGTCCGCGGTGAGTCAGGCGCGCAGAACCGACTGGAGTCGGGCACCCTTCTCGTCGTGATCGCGCAGCAGTGACTCTGTCCGGGATGCTGACGCCGATGACTTCAGTCCTGCCCAGCCGGCAGGACCGCCTGCCTGCCCAAGCCCGGATGATCTGGGCAGAACGACCCGGACTTGAGCACACGACCCGCGGGGTCGGCAACCGTTTCGGCGCGCATCCACGCACGCTCCGACAAGGTCAGCGAGGGGACGATGCGCGCCGTCTGCTACGACCGCCAAGGCGCTGCCGGCGAGGTTCTCCGGGTACGTGAGGTGCCGACTCCCGAGCCCGCGACTGGCGAGGTGCGTGTTCGCATCCGCTACTCGGGGGTCAACCCCGGCGACATCAAGAAGCGAAGCGGATGGCTCGGTTCGACGATGCCCTACCCGCGTGTCATTCCACACAGCGACGGCGCCGGCGTCATCGACGCGGCCGGTGAGGGTGTCGACCCTGGCCGCATCGGGCAGCGCGTCTGGGTGTACGGCGCGCAGTCCTACCGACCATTCGGCACGGCGGCGGAGTGGACCGTGGTTCCCTCCGCGCTCGCGGTCCGTCTGCCCGATCAGGTGAGCGACGAGGTGGGTGCCTGCCTCGGCATCCCTGGCATCACGGCGCATCGAGCGGTCCTCGGTGACGGTCCGGTCGATGGTGCGACCGTGCTGGTGCACGGCGTTCTCGGCGGTGTGGGCAACCTCGCCGCGCAATTGGCGCATCGAGCAGGCGCGACGGTGATCGGCACCACGCGTCGTCGCGCGGATCTGCAGGCGCGCCCGCCTCGCGGCGTCGATCACCTCGTAGCACTCGATGTCGACGACCCCGTCGACGCGATCCTGGGCCTCGCCCCCGATGGCGTGAACCGCATCGTGGAGGTCGCGTTCTCCGACAACGTCGATCTCGACGCGGCGGTTCTCCGCAACGACGGGATCATCGCCGCCTATGCCACACGTGACGGCCGGCCGGCCCTTCCGTTCTGGCCGATGCTGTTCGGCAACGCCACCATCCGCCTGCTCGGCAGCGACGACTTCCCGGCGCAGGCCAAGCAGCAGGCGGCACGGGACCTCACCAGCGCGGCGTCCGACGGCTCGCTGACCATCGACATCTCCACGCCGATGCCGCTGGAGCAGGCTGCCGACGCGCATGAACGCGTCACGGCGGGCACGCGCGCTCGCGTCCTGCTCCACACCCGGTACGTTTCTCTTGAAGCTTCAACCAGTTCGGACTGCCGACGACGGGGCGGCTGACTCTCCCACCCGGGGCGGCAGGAGCCGGTCTGGTCGACCGGCCCCCTCACCACCGTCCCAGACAGCGAAGGGATCCGACGATGGTGTTCTCGCCCGTTCGTCTCAACCACGCGGTGCTGTTCGTCGCCGACCTCGAACGCTCGGTGGAGTTCTACACCGGCACCTTCGGCATGCAGGTCGTCGCGCGTGAGCCACGGGCCGACGCCGCCTTCCTGCGCCTGCCCCGCTCCGGCAACCACCACGACCTGGGGCTGTTCGGTGTCGGCACCGACGGGGGACCCAAGCGCCGCGGCGCCATCGGGCTCTACCACCTGGCCTGGCAGCTCGACACCGTCGACGAGCTCGCCGACGCCCGCCGCAGCCTCGCGGAGGCCGGCGCGTTCACCGGCGAGTCGAGCCACGGCGCCACGCTGAGCGTCTACGGCGCCGACCCCGACGGCAACGAGTTCGAGATCATGTGGATGCTGCCGCGCGAGCAGTGGGGCGCCTACGAGGACCAGGCGCCGGTCGAACGGCTCGACCTCGACGCCGAGATCGTCAGGTGGTCCGGGATCCGCACCGCCTGGCACCTGCCCGACGATGCCGTGTCGGACGCCTCGTGACGGCGACCGCCGATGCCTGACGACACCCCGGCGACCTCGGTCACCGCCGACGACCAGCAGCAAGGCGACCGGCGGGAACCGCTCTGGCTGGACGCCGCCGAGCAACGTGCCTGGCGGCAGTTGGCCGCCGTCATCCTCAAGCTGCCCAGCGAACTCGAAGCACGGTTGCAGCGCGACGCCGGGATGAGCCACTTCGAGTACTGGGTGATCGCGTTGCTCAGCGAGACTCCCGACCGCACGCTCCGCATGAGCCAGCTCGCCGCGCGAGCCAACGCGTCGCTGTCGAGGCTCTCCCACGTCATGTCCCGGCTCGAAAAGCGTGGTTGGGCCACGCGGCGCCCCTGCCCCGACGACGCACGCGCCACCTTGGCCGTACTCACCGACACCGGCTGGGACGAGGTCGTTGCCGCCGCTCCCGGCCACGTCGCCACCGTCCGCCAGCTCGTCTTCGATGGGCTGGACCCCGAGGACGTCGACGAACTGGCCCGCGTCTGCGGAGCGATCCTCGAACGTCTCGACGGCGCCTGACGACCTTCGCCCTCTTTGCCGCAACGCCCCGTTCTCGGCGACGCGCCCACAGTGCACGGAGCTCTTCGACGGTCACCTGCGGATCGCCGCCGAGCAGTCATCTCGACGAGAGCGCCACGGAACGTCCCGGCCCGACGACCTCCACGGTCCCCCGCGATCCGGACTCCGCACCCGGGACCTCAGCGAGCGTCGTCGGCCGATGCCTCGTCGAGCGCAACGGCGAAGACGATGACGTTGTCGCGATAGCTGCCGGCGTCGCGGTCGAACGGACCCCCGCAGGTGATCAGCCGCAGCTCGGCGCGATCGACCGCGTCGTAGACGTCGCCGGTCGGGAAGTCGTCCTTCGGGACGACCTGCACGCGCTCGACCTCGAAGGCGACCCGCGTGACGCTTTCGTCGGTCACCTCGATGCGGTCACCAGCTTCGACACGGTCGAGCCCGTGGAAGACCGCAGGTCCCTCGCGCGAGTCGACGTGACCGACGAGCACGGCCGGCCCGCGCTGTCCAGGTACGGCACGGCCCTCGAACCAGCCGGCCAACTCCGGAGGTGGCACGACGAGGCGACGATCATCGTCGGCACCGACCGGTTCGATCTCGGCATCGATCGAGACGGAGGGGACGGTGACCTGTACCGGCAGGGTGAGTGGCCGGTGGTCGGCACCCGCGTCGCGGCGCTCGGGGTCTCGCGCACCGGATGCCAGGTCGTCGCTCGGGCCAGGAGCATCCGGCGAGAAGATGACGCCGTCCTGGCGATGAGCCGGATCCTCCGAGGCATCCGGCCCCGTGGGCGCGTCTTCCCACGCGACGGCGGTGACGCCGAAGACGAGCGCCACCAGGCCGAGGAGCCCCGCGGCACACAGCCGGGAGCCCCTCGAGCGCTGACCCTGCGTCATGCGGTGACGTTCCTCAGCGACGGATCGAGCGCACGGCGGGCCACGCCGCGACGGCGAGCGCGAGCAGCGCGAACAGGACCATCCCGGCGAACAGCACCGTGGTGGTGCTCATCCCAGCGGCAGCAACGCCACCGAAGCCGGCATCGACGCCGCCGACCGGCGCATCGTCGTGATCGTGATCGTGATCGTGGTCGTCGTCGTGAGCGTGGCCGTGATCGTCGTCGTGGGAGTGACCGTGATCGTCGTCGTGGCCGTGACCATGGTCATCGCCACGGTCACCCTCGACATCGGCGCTGACGGTGACCGTCATCGACGGGGTCTCGTACGCGACGTCGCCGTCGTCGAGCAGCTGGAAGACGACCGAGGTCTCGCCCTCGGACTCACCGCGCAGGTACACGTGGTCGCCGTGCATGACGAGGTCGAGGACGCCGTCCTCGGCACCGGTCGCCAGGGCGACGCCGAGCTCGTAGGGCGAGCCGTCGAGGGAGATCTCCTCGCCGTCGTCGTCGAGGATCGTCGCACCGAGCGACAACCGGCCGTCGAGCGGTACGGCCGGCAGGCTGCCGTGCCAGTGGTCGCCGTGGACGTAGGCGATCCGGCTGTCGTCGCTCCGGTCGATCAGCGAGAACCGCTCGTCTTCGCTGAAGTCTGCGTGGGCGGCGGTCGGCGCCACGGCTGGCGGGCCGGGGCCCGCGCTGGCCACCCCACGCATCTGCCGATCGGCAGCGAACAGATGACCCCAGTACCGAGCGCTCCGACCGACTGGCCCTGGTTGGTTCGACGGCTGGGAGTCGTACTTGGCGGCGGTAGTCCCCCACCGTGAGGCCGTGCTCGAGCTCATCGGCGAGCTGTGCGCGAAGGTCCTCGGCGCGTCCTCCACGCTCCTCGAACTCGGGAGCGGCGCCGCCGGCTTCGCCGAGGTGGTCGAGCAGGGACGCACCGCCTCCGGCGCGGCGATGGCCCCGGGAGCCTGGAGCCCGCCCGTGCGTGCTTCTTGCGGACTCGATACGCACCGGTTCGAGAGGTACTCACCGGAAACGGCGAGAACCGCCCCGTAGGGCGGTTCTCGAGGTGGAGGTGATCGGATTTGAACCGACGGCCCCTTCGTTGCGAACGAAGTGCTCTGCCGAACTGAGCTACACCCCCGGGAAAGTCCAGGCGCGCGCCCCGCGAGGCGCAGCGGGCGGAAGGGTAGCGCGGCGCCGGCGCGCCGTCAGATCGGCGACCGGTCGGCGTGCGGCGCGGCGGACGGGGTGAGGGCGCCGGGCGGGGCCGGCGACTCACTCGGGGCGGTCGAGCATCCGCTGCAACGCCTCGCGGTGGGCGTCGAGGGCGCGGCGCAGCTCGCGCTGACCGGCCGCGGTGGTGAGATCCCCGCGGGTCCGCTCGGTGATGGCGCGCGCCGCATCCGTCGCCCGGCGCAGTCCGCGGCTCAGTCCGTCAGGCACGTCGATGGTCACCAGCGCGGCGAGGATCTCCTGCATCAGCCCGAGCGCCGCCTCGGCCTCGTCGACCCGGCCACCGCGGACGTGGTCGAGGCTCGCGCGCCGCAGTTCGCCGACCGTCTCCGCCAGCCCGTGCAGCCACGACACGTCGTCGACGCCGACCTGGTCCGGTGACGGCAGCGGCTCGCCGCGCACGGCGGCACGGGTCAGCACCGCCTCGGCGACCTCCTTGGCCGCGTCCTGCACGAACCCGGCGTGCAGGACGTCCGGGAAGGACCCACACGCGGTGTACGCCTCCGCCAGCGCGGACCGCGCCTCGTCGATCAGTGTCGCGGCCCGCTCGTGCTCGGCGCGGTGGGTGGCCCGGATGGCGTTCGCCGCCGCACGGATCGCGTCGCGTCCCGCGTCGAGGCCGACCTCACGCGCCTCGTGGCGGGCGACCAACCGACCCCGGACCGGTTCGGTCAGCGCCGCCAGTGCTGCCGGCGCGTCGCTCACGCCTCCCAGCGGCGCAGACGCACCCCGCCGCTGACGCCCCACACCTCGTCGACCTCGGCGGCCGGTGTCGTCGGCTCGTCCGGCCGGTGCAGGTCCAGTTCGGCCACGACCCGGCGGGCCTCGTCGCGCTGGAGCTTGAGCTGACGCAGCAGCACGGTGTACCCGGCCGTGCCCAGCACGACCAGGACGGTGGGGAACCACAACCAGCCCCCGAAGGCGACGGCGAGCACCAGCGAGACACCGCTCGCGACCAGCGCACGCAGGAACCACAGCCGCCGCGTCGCGACGACCGGGTCCTCGGGGCGATCCACCCCCGAGCTGCGGTCGGTCTCGTCGACGTCACGACCAACGATGCGGTCGGCGTCGCCCGGCACCAGCAGTTGCCGGGTCGTGCTGCGGTTGTCGCGGAGCACGGTCATGGCCCGTTCGAATCCTCCCACGGTCACGAGGGGTGACGACGCACGGGAGCGGCGCACCGCTCCCGGGACCAGCAGTACGGCCCACAGCAGGACCAACACCACGAACGATCCCGTCACCACGTCCCCGCACCGGTCCTCGTCGTCTTCCGAACGCCACCGTTCTCGGGGCGTTGCCGGACCGTAACCGACGCCGACGCCGACACGAAGCAGGTGCGACGGCGCTAGGGCAGCTCGACGTCTCCGGAGCGCCCCCCGGTCTTGCGGCGCAGTCGGACGTCGGTGATCACGACGTCGCGCTGGACCGCCTTGACCAGGTCGTAGAGGGTCAGGGCGGCGACGCTGACGGCGGTCATCGCCTCCATCTCGACGCCGGTGCGGTCCGCGGCCCGGGCCGTACCCGTGACCCTGGCGGTGCCTGCCTCGGCATCGACGTCGATCTCGACCTCGACCGCCGTCAGGGCGATGCCGTGGCACAGCGGGATCAGCTCGGGTGTGCGCTTGGCCGCCTGGATGCCGGCGATCCGGGCGACCGGCAGCGCGTCGCCCTTGGGCAGGTCGCCGGCGACCAGTCGGGCCGCCACGTCCGGGCGCATCCGCACCCGCGCCTCGGCGACCGCGGTACGACCGGTGACCGGCTTGTCGCCGACGTCGACCATCCGGGCCCGGCCACGGGCGTCGAGGTGGGTGAGTCCGGTCGGGTCCTGCTCGGGCACGGTCATCCCTCGATGAGCAACTGGACGGGAACGCTCTCGCCGACCTCGAGGCGGTCGCGGTCCTCGGGCACGACGGCGAGTCCGTCCGCCGAGGAGATCGAACTGATGACGTGGGAGCCCTGGGCGCCGGTCGGGGTCGCCGACCACCCGCTGCCGGTCCGCGTGAGGCGCACCCGCACGTAGTGCCGCTTGCGCGACGCCCCCACCAGCGGTTCGGCGACCCGTGCCGTGACCACCGGCCGGGTGACGTCCCGCCGGCCCTGGAGGAGTCGGATCGCCGGCCGGACGAACACCTCGAACGAGACGAACGCCGACACGGGGTTGCCGGGCAGGCCGATCACCGGCGTGCCGCCGATACGGCCTCGGATCTGCGGCATACCCGGCTTCATCGCGACCTTGGCGGTGGCGACCTCCCCCATCGCCCCGATGACGTCGGGCAGCAGGTCCCGGGTACCGGCACTCGCCCCCCCGGTGCACACGAACAGGTCGGCGTGCCCGAGGTTGGTGTCGAAGGCGTACATCAGGGCCTTGCGATCGTCCGGCACGACCCCGGTCGTGAACGGGATGCCGCCGGCGGCGCGGACCATCGCCGCCAGCATCGGCCCGTTCGAGTCGCGGATCTGCCCCGGTCCCGGTTCGCGGTTGGCCGGGACCAGTTCGTCGCCGCTGGAGAGCACGACCACCCGCGGCGGCGGGACGCACAGCACCCGTGCGACCCCGGCGGCGGTCAGCAACCCGACGTCGGCGGGCTGGACCCGGCGCCCCGAGCGCAGCAGCACCTGCCCCGGCTGGAGGTCCTCGCCGGGCCGGCGGATGTGGTCGCCCGCGGCGACCGGCCGGTGGAAGGCGGCCGTCGCGGCACCGCCCGAGGTGGTCTCGACCGGCACGACCGCGTCGGTGCCGGCCGGGACGGGAGCACCGGTCATGATCCGTACCGACTTGCCGGGCGGGACCCCCGCCGGTGCGCCCGCTCCCGCGGCCACCTCGCCGATCACCGGCAGCTCGACGGGCTGGTCGAGGCTGGCGCCGGCGATGTCGGCGGCGACCACCGCGTAGCCGTCCATCGCCGCGTTGGCGAAGGCCGGCAGCATCGCCTGACCGACCACGTCCTCGGCGAGCACCAACCCGAGCGCGTCGAAGACGGTCAGTCCGATCGCGTCGGGCGTGGGCAGGGCGTCGAGGATCGCCTGCAGGTGCTCGTCGACCGGGGTCAGCTCCTCGGCGGCGGTGACCTCCGTGCGTCCGTGCCCGACGAAACGGGTCACGCGTCCTGCTCCGCGAGCCAGTCGCGCAGCCAGGCGACGAACTCGTCGCCGAGGTCGTCCCGCTTGGCCGCGAGCTGCACGGTGGCCTTCAGGAAGCCGAGCTTGTCGCCGGTGTCGTAGCGTTCGTCGTCGAGGCGGATCCCGACGATGGGTTCCTCGGCGGCCATGGTCTCCAGGGCGTCCGTGAGCTGGATCTCGCCTCCGCTGCCCGGCGGGGTGTCGCGCAGGACGTCGAAGATGCTGCCCGGCAGCACGTAGCGGCCGACCACGATCAGGTTCGAGGGAGCGTCGGCCGGATCGGGCTTCTCCACCAGGCGTCGGATCGTGAACTCCCCGTCGCGTTCGCCCGCCTCCACGTCGGCGACGCCGTAGAGGTGCACCTGGTCGTGCGGCACCTCCATCAGGGCCACCACGGGACGACCGGTGCGCTCATGGGCCTCGACCATGCGCTCGAGGAAGGGGACCGCGGGATCGACGATGTCGTCACCGAGCAGCACCGCGAAGCTCTCGTCGGCCTCCACGTGCCCGGCCGCCATCAACACCGCGTGGCCCAGTCCGAGCTGTTCGCCCTGCCGGATGCTGTGCATCTGGGCGAGCTCCGCCAACTGACGGACGACGGCCAGTTCCTCGTCCTTGCCCTTCGCCTCGAGCGCCTGCTCGAGGTCGAGCCGTCGGTCGAAGTGGTCCGGGATGGCGGACTTGCCGGTCGAGGTGACCAGCAGCACGTCGTCGAGACCGGCCCGCACGCACTCCTCGACCACGTACTGGATGGCCGGCCGGTCGACGAGTGGCATCATCTCCTTCGGCACGGCCTTGGTGGCGGGCAGGAAGCGGGTTCCGAGTCCGGCGACGGGCAGGACGGCCTTGCGGACCATGGGTGCTCCTGGAGCAGACGACACGCGTTGGATCGGCGCGTCCCGAGCCTAATCCTCTCGGGCGCGGCCGACCGACCGTAGGCTGGCCACCGGCGCACCGGCAGCGACCGGCGGCCGAGGAGCGGGCAGGCGCGTGGAGGGCACCCCGAAGGCCGCGCTGCGATCCTGCGCCCGCGCGGCACGCGCAGCCCTGTCCGGTCCCGAACGCGCGGCGGCCAACGCCCGGCTGGTCGGCCGG
Coding sequences:
- a CDS encoding MarR family winged helix-turn-helix transcriptional regulator; the encoded protein is MPDDTPATSVTADDQQQGDRREPLWLDAAEQRAWRQLAAVILKLPSELEARLQRDAGMSHFEYWVIALLSETPDRTLRMSQLAARANASLSRLSHVMSRLEKRGWATRRPCPDDARATLAVLTDTGWDEVVAAAPGHVATVRQLVFDGLDPEDVDELARVCGAILERLDGA
- a CDS encoding haloacid dehalogenase, translating into MSDAPAALAALTEPVRGRLVARHEAREVGLDAGRDAIRAAANAIRATHRAEHERAATLIDEARSALAEAYTACGSFPDVLHAGFVQDAAKEVAEAVLTRAAVRGEPLPSPDQVGVDDVSWLHGLAETVGELRRASLDHVRGGRVDEAEAALGLMQEILAALVTIDVPDGLSRGLRRATDAARAITERTRGDLTTAAGQRELRRALDAHREALQRMLDRPE
- the moaC gene encoding cyclic pyranopterin monophosphate synthase MoaC, with product MTVPEQDPTGLTHLDARGRARMVDVGDKPVTGRTAVAEARVRMRPDVAARLVAGDLPKGDALPVARIAGIQAAKRTPELIPLCHGIALTAVEVEIDVDAEAGTARVTGTARAADRTGVEMEAMTAVSVAALTLYDLVKAVQRDVVITDVRLRRKTGGRSGDVELP
- a CDS encoding TIGR03619 family F420-dependent LLM class oxidoreductase gives rise to the protein MSKSPRLVLVLSENWTFLDPRRPGELVESARIAEDAGIDTVMLSEHVVLGPSAGADGVMANPRDYAMPGNQDPETPWPDSLVVASGIAAATTSLRIALAAIIAPLRHPLLLAKQLATLDRLSEGRLVVQPTVSWHEDEYSALQVPFRERGARLDEHLAAWRALWRMSPTTFEGRHYQFSDVYLEPKPVRPDGPHTWIGGSSVHPAVVRRLVEYGDGFHPLGQPSDEDLARLHEQLRLAGRDPAALEWIGGVRGRFPDDHSPADLDEALEQVPVQVSRGFGSICIKPSQFIDNADALPGFCQYVVRRVEGLTG
- the glp gene encoding gephyrin-like molybdotransferase Glp, which codes for MTRFVGHGRTEVTAAEELTPVDEHLQAILDALPTPDAIGLTVFDALGLVLAEDVVGQAMLPAFANAAMDGYAVVAADIAGASLDQPVELPVIGEVAAGAGAPAGVPPGKSVRIMTGAPVPAGTDAVVPVETTSGGAATAAFHRPVAAGDHIRRPGEDLQPGQVLLRSGRRVQPADVGLLTAAGVARVLCVPPPRVVVLSSGDELVPANREPGPGQIRDSNGPMLAAMVRAAGGIPFTTGVVPDDRKALMYAFDTNLGHADLFVCTGGASAGTRDLLPDVIGAMGEVATAKVAMKPGMPQIRGRIGGTPVIGLPGNPVSAFVSFEVFVRPAIRLLQGRRDVTRPVVTARVAEPLVGASRKRHYVRVRLTRTGSGWSATPTGAQGSHVISSISSADGLAVVPEDRDRLEVGESVPVQLLIEG
- a CDS encoding class F sortase → MTQGQRSRGSRLCAAGLLGLVALVFGVTAVAWEDAPTGPDASEDPAHRQDGVIFSPDAPGPSDDLASGARDPERRDAGADHRPLTLPVQVTVPSVSIDAEIEPVGADDDRRLVVPPPELAGWFEGRAVPGQRGPAVLVGHVDSREGPAVFHGLDRVEAGDRIEVTDESVTRVAFEVERVQVVPKDDFPTGDVYDAVDRAELRLITCGGPFDRDAGSYRDNVIVFAVALDEASADDAR
- a CDS encoding VOC family protein; protein product: MVFSPVRLNHAVLFVADLERSVEFYTGTFGMQVVAREPRADAAFLRLPRSGNHHDLGLFGVGTDGGPKRRGAIGLYHLAWQLDTVDELADARRSLAEAGAFTGESSHGATLSVYGADPDGNEFEIMWMLPREQWGAYEDQAPVERLDLDAEIVRWSGIRTAWHLPDDAVSDAS
- a CDS encoding NADPH:quinone reductase, giving the protein MRAVCYDRQGAAGEVLRVREVPTPEPATGEVRVRIRYSGVNPGDIKKRSGWLGSTMPYPRVIPHSDGAGVIDAAGEGVDPGRIGQRVWVYGAQSYRPFGTAAEWTVVPSALAVRLPDQVSDEVGACLGIPGITAHRAVLGDGPVDGATVLVHGVLGGVGNLAAQLAHRAGATVIGTTRRRADLQARPPRGVDHLVALDVDDPVDAILGLAPDGVNRIVEVAFSDNVDLDAAVLRNDGIIAAYATRDGRPALPFWPMLFGNATIRLLGSDDFPAQAKQQAARDLTSAASDGSLTIDISTPMPLEQAADAHERVTAGTRARVLLHTRYVSLEASTSSDCRRRGG
- the galU gene encoding UTP--glucose-1-phosphate uridylyltransferase GalU → MVRKAVLPVAGLGTRFLPATKAVPKEMMPLVDRPAIQYVVEECVRAGLDDVLLVTSTGKSAIPDHFDRRLDLEQALEAKGKDEELAVVRQLAELAQMHSIRQGEQLGLGHAVLMAAGHVEADESFAVLLGDDIVDPAVPFLERMVEAHERTGRPVVALMEVPHDQVHLYGVADVEAGERDGEFTIRRLVEKPDPADAPSNLIVVGRYVLPGSIFDVLRDTPPGSGGEIQLTDALETMAAEEPIVGIRLDDERYDTGDKLGFLKATVQLAAKRDDLGDEFVAWLRDWLAEQDA